A genomic stretch from Setaria viridis chromosome 1, Setaria_viridis_v4.0, whole genome shotgun sequence includes:
- the LOC117848695 gene encoding uncharacterized protein, whose translation MVLWELTAITAYFLGLRRTYRLALRIQRRLIPPNHPRIRDFVYRRTRDVFNVAVSVHKNIQQRDIEVGRNLGNAILRWLDRMKPSAEIRPRLPGPPNGSSEQYKHFSSTSRSAGAQKTTSKTSPHDSNGKMLFSRLNIRPKSFPVLPTMTQPNRISASSQCRRFSYSPFPSVTAKRKVLMEGVFRKDIAQLMV comes from the exons ATGGTGCTGTGGGAGCTCACGGCGATCACCGCCTACTTCCTCGGCCTCAGGCGCACCTACCGCCTCGCGCTCCGCATCCAGCGCCGCCTCATCCCGCCCAACCACCCCAGGATCCGGGACTTCGTCTACAG GCGCACACGGGATGTGTTCAATGTTGCAGTGTCAGTGCACAAGAACATTCAGCAGAGGGACATAGAGGTTGGTCGGAACCTCGGAAACGCGATCCTTCGCTGGCTTGATCGCATGAAGCCATCAGCAGAGATTCGTCCCCGTCTTCCAGGCCCACCAAATGGCAGCTCGGAGCAATACAAGCATTTTTCAAGCACAAGTAGGAGCGCAGGAGCTCAGAAGACCACCTCTAAAACTTCCCCCCACGACTCCAATGGAAAAATGCTGTTCTCGCGGCTGAACATTCGACCCAAGTCCTTCCCTGTCCTGCCCACGATGACACAGCCCAACAGAATCAGCGCGAGCAGCCAGTGCAGGCGTTTCTCCTACTCGCCGTTCCCGTCAGTCACCGCGAAGAGGAAGGTTCTGATGGAGGGCGTCTTCCGCAAGGACATTGCGCAGCTGATGGTGTAA
- the LOC117853625 gene encoding probable xyloglucan endotransglucosylase/hydrolase protein 30 encodes MAAGAAVASATALLVLAAAAAAVSGLQAINVTTMAFEEGYAPLFGQDNILRSADDRTVSLLLDRSTGSGFISSSMYQHGFFSASIKLPSDYTAGVVVAFYTSNGDVFEKRHDELDFEFLGNIRGKPWRVQTNLYGNGSVSRGREERYVLPFDPTTEFHRYSILWTAAAVAFYVDDVPVREVRRSAAMGGDFPSKPMSLYATVWDASTWATSGGRYRVNYRYGPFVASFTDLALLGCRADDDPIRMVAGGGPRRGCAAAEAALRASDLAVMTVEKQQAMRRFREQNMVYSYCYDTWRYPVAPPECDVVESERRRFKDSGHLRFALRRRGPRRSRGGGAGRAAAARAAASRAAADLAAAAKKQAADM; translated from the exons AtggccgccggagccgccgtggcctcggcgacggcgctgctcgtcctggcggcggcggccgcggccgtgtcCGGGCTCCAGGCGATCAACGTGACGACGATGGCGTTCGAGGAGGGGTACGCGCCGCTGTTCGGGCAGGACAACATCCTCCGCTCCGCCGACGACCGCACCGTCAGCCTCCTGCTCGACCGCTCCACCG GGTCTGGCTTCATCTCGTCGTCCATGTACCAGCACGGCTTCTTCAGCGCGTCCATCAAGCTCCCCTCTGATTAcaccgccggcgtcgtcgtcgccttctACACGTCCAACGGCGACGTGTTCGAGAAGCGCCACGACGAGCTGGACTTCGAGTTCCTGGGCAACATCCGGGGCAAGCCGTGGCGCGTGCAGACCAACCTGTACGGCAACGGCAGCGTGAGCCGCGGGCGGGAGGAGCGCTATGTGCTCCCCTTCGACCCCACCACCGAGTTCCACCGCTACTCCATCCTgtggaccgccgccgccgtcgccttctACGTCGACGACGTCCCGGTCCGCGAGGTTCGCCGCTCGGCCGCCATGGGCGGCGACTTCCCCTCCAAGCCCATGTCGCTGTACGCCACCGTCTGGGATGCCTCCACCTGGGCCACCTCCGGCGGCCGCTACCGTGTCAACTACCGCTACGGGCCCTTCGTCGCCTCCTTCACCGACCTCGCCCTCCTCGGCTGCCGCGCCGACGACGACCCCATCcggatggtggccggcggcgggccgcggcggggttgcgccgccgccgaggcggcccTGCGCGCGTCGGACCTGGCCGTCATGACCGTGGAGAAGCAGCAGGCCATGCGCCGGTTCCGGGAGCAGAACATGGTCTACTCCTACTGCTACGACACGTGGCGCTACCCCGTGGCGCCGCCGGAGTGCGACGTCGTGGAGTCAGAGCGGAGGCGATTCAAGGACAGCGGCCACCTCCGGTTCGCGCTGCGGCGCCGGGGACCGCGCCGCTCCAGGGGCGGTGGCgcagggcgggcggcggcggccagagcAGCGGCTTCCAGGGCCGCCgcggacctcgccgctgccgccaagaAGCAAGCGGCGGACATGTAG
- the LOC117840500 gene encoding ribose-phosphate pyrophosphokinase 1, chloroplastic, whose translation MPLCHSPTPAAVAAAASPIAVRSGGLLRCSRPGPAVVRCKKIDSLRAINGAPPCIPVSDRSLLTPVTLPVFRDPSMRNDTRLRIFSGTANPSLSQEIASYLGLELGKINIKRFADGEIYVQLQESVRGCDVFLVQPTCPPANENLMELLIMIDACRRASAKNITAVIPYFGYARADRKSQGRESIAAKLVANMITEAGANRVLVCDLHSSQAMGYFDIPVDHVYGQPVILDYLASKTICSNDLVVVSPDVGGVARARAFAKKLSDAPLAIVDKRRHGHNVAEVMNLIGDVRGKVAVMMDDMIDTAGTIAKGAELLHQEGAREVYACCTHAVFSPPAIERLSSGLFQEVIITNTIPLKEEKSFPQLTILSVANLLGETIWRVHDDCSVGHEPYSSLDID comes from the exons ATGCCGCTCTGCCactcccccacccccgccgccgtcgccgcggcggcatctCCCATCGCCGTGCGCAGCGGGGGCCTCCTCCGCTGCTCGCGCCCAGGCCCCGCCGTCGTG AGATGTAAAAAGATTGATTCTCTGAGGGCAATCAATGGAGCACCACCATGCATTCCAGTGTCCGACAGGTCACTGTTGACTCCTGTAACCTTGCCAGTTTTCCGGGATCCAAGCATGAGAAACGACACAAGGCTGCGTATCTTCTCAGGCACAGCCAACCCTTCCCTTTCCCAG GAGATAGCAAGTTACTTGGGTCTAGAACTTGGGAAGATTAACATAAAAAGGTTCGCGGATGGCGAAATATATGTTCAGTTGCAAGAAAGTGTACGGGGCTGTGATGTTTTCCTTGTGCAACCAACCTGTCCTCCAGCAAATGAAAATCTCATGGAACTTCTGATCATGATCGATGCCTGTAGGAGAGCATCTGCTAAGAATATTACTGCAGTCATCCCTTATTTTGGTTATGCAAGGGCTGACAGGAAG TCTCAAGGCCGGGAATCTATAGCTGCAAAGCTTGTAGCTAATATGATTACAGAAGCTGGTGCTAACCGTGTACTTGTTTGTGATCTTCATTCCAGTCAAGCAATGGGATACTTCGACATCCCAGTAGATCATGTTTATGGTCAG CCTGTTATTCTTGATTATCTCGCCAGCAAGACAATATGTTCAAATGACTTGGTGGTTGTATCTCCTGATGTTGGAGGTGTTGCCAGGGCACGTgcttttgccaaaaagctttcAGATGCACCTCTAGCTATTGTAGATAAAAGAAGGCATGGACACAATGTCGCTGAG GTAATGAATCTTATTGGAGATGTTAGAGGAAAAGTGgctgttatgatggatgatatGATTGACACAGCAG GAACTATTGCCAAAGGAGCTGAGCTACTGCATCAGGAAGGCGCTCGAGAAGTATATGCTTGCTGTACACATGCTGTTTTTAG CCCGCCTGCCATTGAAAGGTTATCAAGTGGTTTGTTTCAAGAAGTAATCATCACAAACACTATCCCACTTAAGGAGGAGAAGAGTTTTCCGCAGCTGACCATTCTTTCAGTCGCGAATCTCTTAGGTGAAACAATCTGGCGTGTTCACGACGATTGCTCG GTTGGTCATGAGCCATACTCCAGCTTGGATATTGACTGA
- the LOC117857642 gene encoding pentatricopeptide repeat-containing protein At1g71210, mitochondrial, whose translation MTMMTQPTKVVYPCRSRREFILAEPTHTAAPPVHHHPTDATCRRRPPLLPAATPTPLTAARREARLAMPRALLAPLSRRSRRRLLLSRPLLAILSNTFSASASAPPPRAPPPPLPELSPLLPPRPEEAGSVAAASSAIATSFRDWFVEASGPVAAPLKALDAIYEALASDETAALEALPLSEQLVLAVLRHAPRRLPEGDALLLLRLKFFDWSGRRPRYRHTRAVYHAVFRLLSRARRNAVLVNWLRLFSDTTAAAGHLRFHDTLVIGYAVAGDPQRGLSVLGHMRFRGLDLDAVSSRILLNSLVDASLHDLADSFARNLAASPVTTCILIKSLCRRARLDDAVALLDTLPFAEASRGPAAGSIITEFCRRRRFAEAAQIVDKFASCDVYGAWIHGLIEAGRLDTTLKFIADKKETEGYIPDGQRYDKLVYRLLRCNRLGEVYDLLVEMMEEGIAPGRSTMNAALCFFCKAGLVEVAMHLYRSRMELGINPNKDVYNNLIRALCRGGETEEACLVLEQAMEGGHFPGRQTFAMFANMLCQEGKLDKVRELLDRALKQEVWPMDSVLAKYLVALCKSGNVEEACEVPQIASSKSHVGLYRYESTYKSLIRALILIKRVDILPRLMLEMQDMGHIPTRSLYQSVVCALCELNKYAEVLELLDSQLQRGELQPLVCYNYFISGAGHAKRADMAREVYNRMEISGIEPSAESNTLLLMSYLRSKRIGDALNFFNLIRGKKPPGTKLYNVFISGLCEAQKPEQAMVFWREARDNGVIPSISCYEHLVLLLCSVRDYDSVIKVIDDFRETGRPVSAFLCNVLLLHTLMGSSLLKALLRSRDKSKPLEVKGEEIQGREAGRLLIGDLITSFARGINNMNDLEHLGEEMEKYFPVDTYTYNMLLRGLSMAGRMDSACNLYERMCRKGYQPNRWTFDIMVHGFCKNGDRNEAERWMDAMYRNGFYPTWYTMRLYNSASLRAHDQKIISFV comes from the coding sequence ATGACTATGATGACCCAACCCACCAAGGTAGTATACCCCTGCCGCAGCCGAAGAGAATTCATCCTAGCTGAGCCGACCCacaccgccgccccgcccgtccaccaccaccccacagatgccacctgccgccgccggccgccactgcTGCCGGCGGCCACGCCCACGCCACTGACAGCAGCCCGCCGCGAGGCCCGACTCGCCATGCCCCGTGCCCTCCTCGCCCCGCtctcccgccgctcccgccgccgcctcctcctctcccgccccCTCCTCGCCATTCTCTCGAACACCTTCTCGGCGTCCGcctccgcgcctcctccccgcgcgccgccgccgccgctcccggagcTCTCTCCGCTGCTTCCGCCGCGCCCCGAGGAAGCCGGCTCCGTAGCCGCGGCCTCGTCCGCCATCGCCACCTCCTTCCGCGACTGGTTCGTCGAGGCCTCCGGCCCCGTGGCCGCGCCGCTCAAGGCGCTCGACGCGATCTACGAGGCGCTCGCGTCCGATGAGACGGCCGCGCTCGAGGCGCTCCCGCTCTCGGAGCAGCTCGTCCTCGCCGTGCTCCGCCACGCCCCGCGGAGGCTCCCCGAAGGcgacgcgctgctgctgctccgcctCAAGTTCTTCGACTGGTCGGGGCGCCGGCCGCGCTACCGCCACACGCGAGCCGTCTACCACGCCGTCTTCCGCCTCCTCTCCCGCGCGCGCCGCAACGCCGTCCTCGTCAACTGGCTCCGCCTCTTCTCCGAcaccaccgcggccgccgggcACCTGCGCTTCCACGACACTCTCGTCATCGGCTACGCCGTCGCTGGCGACCCGCAGCGCGGGCTCAGCGTCCTCGGCCACATGCGCTTCCGCGgcctcgacctcgacgccgtCTCATCGCGGATCCTCCTCAACTCCCTCGTCGATGCTTCGCTCCACGACCTTGCCGACTCCTTCGCCCGCAACCTTGCCGCCAGCCCTGTCACTACATGCATCCTCATCAAGAGTCTCTGCCGCCGTGCCCGCCTCGACGATGCCGTGGCTCTCCTTGACACCCTGCCGTTTGCTGAAGCATCCCGTGGCCCCGCTGCTGGCTCCATCATCACTGAGTTCTGCCGCCGTCGACGTTTTGCTGAGGCAGCCCAGATCGTTGATAAGTTTGCATCCTGTGATGTGTATGGTGCGTGGATCCATGGCCTCATTGAGGCTGGAAGGCTTGATACTACGTTGAAGTTTATTGCTGATAAGAAGGAAACTGAAGGGTATATCCCTGATGGGCAGCGGTATGACAAGCTTGTTTATCGCTTGCTTCGCTGTAACAGACTTGGCGAAGTGTATGACTTGCTCGTGGAAATGATGGAGGAGGGCATTGCTCCTGGCAGATCCACCATGAATGCTGCGCTTTGCTTCTTTTGCAAGGCTGGTCTTGTTGAAGTGGCCATGCATTTGTATAGGTCAAGAATGGAGCTTGGGATCAACCCAAACAAGGATGTCTATAATAATCTGATCAGGGCACTGTGCCGGGGTGGGGAGACAGAGGAAGCATGTCTGGTATTGGAGCAAGCTATGGAAGGAGGGCACTTTCCAGGGCGTCAGACATTTGCCATGTTTGCAAATATGCTTTGTCAGGAGGGAAAGCTGGATAAGGTGCGGGAGCTGCTAGACAGGGCACTCAAGCAGGAAGTCTGGCCAATGGACTCTGTCTTAGCCAAGTACCTTGTGGCACTATGCAAGAGTGGTAATGTGGAGGAGGCATGCGAAGTGCCTCAGATAGCAAGCAGCAAGAGCCATGTGGGCTTATATCGCTATGAGTCAACCTACAAGAGCTTGATTCGGGCATTAATATTGATTAAGAGGGTTGATATACTGCCAAGGCTCATGCTGGAAATGCAAGATATGGGCCACATCCCAACCCGAAGCCTCTATCAATCAGTTGTCTGTGCTTTGTGTGAATTGAATAAGTATGCTGAAGTTCTTGAGCTGTTAGACAGCCAGTTGCAACGGGGTGAACTCCAACCCCTTGTGTGCTACAACTACTTTATTTCTGGGGCTGGTCATGCTAAGAGGGCTGACATGGCAAGGGAGGTGTATAACCGAATGGAGATTTCAGGGATTGAACCATCAGCGGAAAGCAACACCCTTCTTCTCATGAGTTATCTAAGGAGCAAACGTATTGGTGATGCACTTAACTTTTTTAACCTCATTCGTGGAAAGAAACCACCTGGCACCAAGCTGTATAATGTATTTATATCTGGTCTATGTGAAGCTCAGAAGCCTGAGCAGGCAATGGTGTTCTGGAGGGAGGCAAGGGATAATGGTGTAATCCCAAGCATCAGCTGCTATGAGCATCTTGTTCTATTGCTGTGCTCTGTCAGAGATTATGACAGTGTTATAAAGGTTATCGACGATTTCAGAGAAACAGGTCGCCCTGTTTCAGCCTTCCTGTGTAATGTGCTTCTCTTGCACACATTGATGGGCAGCAGCCTTCTGAAGGCTTTGTTACGTTCAAGAGATAAGTCAAAACCTCTAGAAGTGAAAGGTGAAGAGATTCAAGGTCGGGAGGCAGGAAGGCTCTTGATAGGTGATCTAATTACCTCGTTTGCAAGAGGTATCAACAACATGAATGACTTGGAGCATTTGGGAGAGGAGATGGAAAAGTATTTTCCTGTTGATACTTATACTTACAACATGCTGTTACGAGGGTTGTCTATGGCAGGTAGGATGGATTCTGCCTGTAATTTGTATGAAAGGATGTGCAGAAAGGGGTATCAACCAAATCGATGGACTTTTGATATAATGGTACACGGTTTCTGCAAGAATGGTGACAGAAATGAAGCTGAGAGGTGGATGGATGCAATGTATCGAAATGGGTTCTATCCCACATGGTACACTATGAGGTTATACAACAGTGCATCATTGCGAGCACATGATCAGAAGATCATTTCTTTTGTATGA